In Candidatus Neomarinimicrobiota bacterium, the following proteins share a genomic window:
- a CDS encoding radical SAM protein, translated as MTFQKKPSSWPAYLETYESGVLDEKVEKALSMLSPCRVCPRECDVNRLENGRGVCMSGRYAMVSSYFSHFGEEDCLRGWKGSGTIFFSHCNLKCVFCQNFDISQRHSGVEVVPEQLAKMMLELQEKGCHNINFVTPEHVVPQIVEALPIAIQGGLRLPLVYNTGSFDSLESLEIMEGLVDIYMPDFKIWEEEMSKRYLKSARYPVIARAAIREMYRQVGDLQFDERGLAVRGLLVRHLVMPGMLDDSRSIFEFLSSEVSPDTFVNIMNQYRPAHRVGETSYKGINRPTSTVEFHMAVEAAEQAGLRRFDDCKPPLLAHIL; from the coding sequence ATGACATTTCAGAAAAAACCATCTTCATGGCCTGCCTATCTTGAGACTTACGAATCCGGCGTTCTGGATGAGAAGGTTGAGAAGGCTCTCTCCATGCTGAGCCCATGTCGCGTATGCCCCCGGGAGTGTGACGTCAACCGGCTGGAGAACGGACGGGGCGTCTGCATGAGCGGCCGCTATGCCATGGTGAGCAGCTATTTCTCCCATTTTGGTGAAGAGGATTGTCTTCGCGGATGGAAGGGTTCCGGAACGATCTTTTTTTCCCACTGCAATCTCAAATGCGTCTTCTGTCAGAATTTTGACATCAGCCAGCGTCATAGTGGTGTGGAAGTGGTGCCCGAGCAGCTGGCGAAGATGATGCTGGAACTCCAGGAGAAAGGGTGTCATAATATTAACTTTGTGACACCGGAACATGTGGTGCCGCAGATCGTCGAGGCACTACCCATTGCCATCCAGGGAGGTCTCCGTCTCCCCCTAGTCTATAATACCGGTTCTTTCGATTCTCTGGAAAGTCTGGAAATCATGGAGGGCCTCGTAGACATTTATATGCCCGATTTCAAGATCTGGGAGGAAGAAATGTCAAAGCGATATTTGAAGTCCGCCAGGTACCCCGTGATTGCAAGGGCAGCCATCAGGGAGATGTACCGTCAAGTAGGGGATTTACAGTTTGATGAAAGGGGACTTGCGGTGCGCGGGCTTCTGGTGCGTCATCTGGTGATGCCCGGAATGTTGGATGATTCCCGGAGCATCTTCGAGTTTCTCTCATCGGAAGTGTCGCCCGACACCTTTGTCAATATCATGAATCAGTACCGTCCTGCCCACAGGGTGGGGGAGACTTCATACAAAGGAATCAACCGTCCCACCTCCACAGTTGAATTCCACATGGCCGTAGAAGCAGCTGAGCAAGCCGGTCTTCGCCGGTTTGACGATTGCAAGCCTCCTCTGCTCGCGCATATCCTGTAG
- a CDS encoding TerB family tellurite resistance protein has protein sequence MLFRIKSFVSQYIAVDEDQSGGAKGPDPVPLAVCALLLEMAQADGEFTDGEMRDIIRTMEEKFGLTRKDAEKVIELAEEERKASIDLWQFSKLIGDNCNRDEKLGILDTLWAVIYADGILDEHEDYLIHKLAYLLGLSHGEMIDSKLRVAEASASKD, from the coding sequence ATGCTGTTTAGAATAAAGTCATTCGTCAGTCAGTACATTGCCGTTGATGAAGATCAGTCCGGTGGGGCCAAGGGGCCGGATCCTGTGCCGTTGGCAGTCTGTGCCCTTCTTCTCGAAATGGCTCAAGCGGATGGTGAATTCACCGATGGTGAAATGCGGGACATTATCAGGACTATGGAAGAGAAATTTGGTTTGACCCGCAAGGACGCGGAAAAGGTGATTGAGCTTGCGGAGGAGGAACGGAAAGCCAGCATCGATCTCTGGCAGTTCAGCAAGCTTATCGGTGACAACTGCAATCGGGACGAGAAACTTGGGATACTGGATACCCTATGGGCGGTCATCTATGCGGATGGCATTCTTGATGAGCATGAAGACTATCTCATTCACAAACTTGCTTACTTGCTCGGTCTGAGCCACGGCGAAATGATTGATTCTAAGCTCCGTGTTGCCGAGGCGTCTGCCAGCAAAGACTGA
- a CDS encoding FKBP-type peptidyl-prolyl cis-trans isomerase produces MRKQGIVLVWLLIFLGCSKEDAGNEVTTSSGLKYVDMVVGTGKSPQPDRYVTVHYTGWLEDGTQFDSSVGSGKPFSFVLGVGRVIKGWDEGVATMKVGGKRKLIIPPELAYGEEGIEPIPPDATLIFEVELLSAE; encoded by the coding sequence ATGAGGAAACAGGGGATAGTTCTGGTATGGCTGCTGATATTCCTGGGGTGCTCAAAAGAAGACGCCGGTAATGAGGTCACCACTTCATCAGGGTTGAAATACGTGGACATGGTGGTAGGAACGGGCAAATCCCCCCAGCCAGATCGATACGTTACCGTTCATTACACGGGATGGCTGGAGGATGGAACACAATTTGACAGCTCAGTAGGCTCCGGGAAACCGTTTTCATTCGTACTTGGTGTGGGACGGGTGATCAAAGGATGGGACGAAGGTGTGGCAACAATGAAGGTTGGAGGAAAACGGAAGCTCATCATACCACCTGAACTCGCCTACGGTGAAGAAGGAATCGAGCCCATTCCACCCGACGCCACGTTGATATTCGAGGTGGAATTGCTCAGTGCCGAGTAA
- a CDS encoding toxin-antitoxin system YwqK family antitoxin produces MRQFVLIIIPLFLLLSCSERNGLTTTYYPNGNKKEEGKLKYDKRDGPWTWWYASGQKRGEAVYTYGRRNGSSVWWLENGEKEREGMFKNDKLDGRWIFWYDSGQKKTEKNFRIGTVEGRYVSWFENGNRKQEGTYKRDRKDGKWTYWYKNGQPRREENYREGTRDGKWFWFRRDGSQGLEGNYKDGKNHGLWAAWYENDQLEFQQHYRDGEKVGTWTYWNDRGEVVKVEHHESALLSGSEK; encoded by the coding sequence ATGAGACAATTCGTTCTCATCATCATTCCACTGTTCTTGCTCCTGTCGTGTTCCGAGAGGAACGGGTTGACAACAACATACTATCCCAACGGAAATAAGAAGGAAGAAGGAAAACTTAAGTACGACAAGAGGGACGGACCATGGACCTGGTGGTACGCAAGCGGTCAAAAGCGGGGGGAGGCTGTTTATACGTACGGCAGGAGAAACGGATCCAGTGTCTGGTGGTTGGAAAACGGAGAAAAGGAACGGGAAGGAATGTTCAAAAACGACAAGCTCGACGGGAGGTGGATTTTCTGGTACGACAGCGGCCAGAAGAAGACGGAGAAAAACTTCCGGATTGGAACTGTGGAAGGCAGATATGTTAGTTGGTTTGAAAACGGAAATCGGAAGCAGGAAGGAACATACAAGCGCGATAGGAAAGATGGGAAGTGGACCTACTGGTATAAGAACGGCCAGCCACGGAGAGAAGAAAACTACAGAGAGGGAACGCGTGATGGAAAATGGTTCTGGTTCCGCCGTGACGGTTCACAAGGCCTGGAGGGCAACTACAAGGATGGAAAAAACCACGGACTATGGGCAGCCTGGTACGAAAATGACCAACTGGAATTCCAGCAGCATTACAGGGACGGCGAAAAGGTGGGTACGTGGACCTACTGGAACGATAGGGGAGAAGTCGTCAAAGTGGAACATCACGAATCCGCGCTACTTTCCGGAAGTGAAAAATGA
- a CDS encoding HigA family addiction module antitoxin, whose amino-acid sequence MDKREIEPIHPGEILLEEFLKPMGISQYRLARDINVDPRRINEIVLGKRAITADTALRLSRYFGTSERFWLNLQARYELEVHKDELGDRLASEVKALADAR is encoded by the coding sequence ATGGACAAGCGGGAAATCGAACCAATCCATCCGGGGGAGATCCTTCTTGAAGAGTTCCTCAAGCCGATGGGAATTAGCCAATACCGGCTCGCAAGGGATATCAATGTTGACCCTCGTCGGATCAATGAAATCGTTCTCGGGAAGAGAGCCATTACGGCGGATACCGCACTGAGACTTTCCCGGTACTTTGGCACATCAGAGCGGTTCTGGTTGAATCTTCAGGCGAGGTACGAGCTGGAGGTTCACAAGGATGAGCTGGGGGATCGACTGGCGAGTGAAGTAAAGGCGCTGGCTGACGCAAGATGA
- a CDS encoding type II toxin-antitoxin system RelE/ParE family toxin — MIKHFADSDTKKLFCGQRPRRLPPQIPRHELRKLLVLDAADSLQDLRIPPGNRLKKLKGSRAGQHSIRINDQWRICFEWREGDAYSVEITDYHS, encoded by the coding sequence GTGATCAAGCACTTTGCTGATTCAGACACAAAGAAGCTGTTTTGCGGCCAGAGACCTAGGAGGCTTCCGCCGCAGATCCCGCGCCATGAGCTCCGAAAACTTCTTGTCCTTGACGCTGCTGATTCCTTGCAGGATCTAAGAATCCCACCCGGGAATCGTCTGAAGAAGCTGAAAGGATCTCGTGCAGGTCAGCATAGCATACGTATCAACGATCAATGGCGCATTTGCTTCGAGTGGCGTGAAGGCGATGCGTACTCGGTTGAGATAACAGATTATCATTCGTGA
- a CDS encoding DMT family transporter, whose protein sequence is MLVFPHLIAVLQALLVTFLWSTSFIIIKWGLLEIPPITFAGLRYVIAFVCFVPFILTRKHLEEIKRLTTHQWKKLVMLGLVFYTVTQGAQFLGLSLLPAVTVSLILNLTPLFVAIGGIFLLEERPTLLQWTGVSLFIIGMIAYFYPVVLTGNEAWGLVIMTVGVLANSWASVLGRDINRNRNISPLVVTLVSMGIGSALLLIIGLTTEGLPSVSPRSFMYLIWLAVINTAFAFTLWNVTLRTLTAMESSIINGTMLIQIAILAWVFIGEKITPIEGTGIVIAAVGAVLVQMRRNRLPRSHSD, encoded by the coding sequence ATGTTGGTCTTTCCTCACCTGATCGCAGTTCTTCAAGCGCTTCTGGTTACCTTCCTCTGGTCAACTTCATTCATTATCATTAAGTGGGGATTGCTGGAAATCCCACCCATAACGTTTGCGGGCCTGCGTTATGTCATAGCCTTCGTTTGCTTTGTCCCTTTTATTCTGACGAGGAAACACCTCGAGGAGATAAAGAGGTTAACGACGCACCAGTGGAAAAAACTGGTCATGTTAGGCCTCGTATTCTACACGGTGACCCAGGGCGCACAGTTCCTGGGCCTTTCCCTATTACCAGCCGTCACCGTTAGTCTCATTCTTAACCTCACTCCACTGTTTGTGGCGATCGGTGGAATATTTCTTCTCGAAGAAAGGCCAACACTGCTCCAGTGGACGGGTGTATCTCTATTTATCATCGGCATGATTGCGTACTTCTATCCCGTTGTGCTGACCGGTAACGAGGCGTGGGGATTGGTGATTATGACTGTGGGCGTGCTGGCAAACTCCTGGGCATCCGTACTGGGACGGGACATCAATCGAAACCGGAATATCAGTCCCCTGGTGGTGACACTGGTGAGTATGGGAATAGGGTCAGCTCTTCTTCTGATCATCGGACTTACAACGGAGGGGCTGCCAAGTGTAAGTCCCAGAAGTTTTATGTACCTGATATGGCTGGCTGTCATTAATACGGCTTTCGCTTTCACTCTCTGGAATGTGACCCTCAGGACGTTAACAGCAATGGAATCCAGCATCATAAACGGAACGATGCTGATTCAAATTGCCATCCTGGCATGGGTTTTCATTGGTGAGAAGATTACGCCCATTGAAGGAACAGGCATTGTGATTGCCGCTGTGGGTGCTGTACTGGTGCAGATGAGAAGAAACCGTTTACCACGAAGCCACTCCGATTAA
- a CDS encoding DASS family sodium-coupled anion symporter yields the protein MVFFATEAVPMPAVALIIGLVQLFFGVTPPGEIVSTYAHDAVWFIAGSLAIGATLVKYGLDKRIGMLVVKLSGTKTRMIVLGILLGTAIPSAFINEASIAPMYIPIALALFTLTNKTVPAPRLGKLLMMSIAMGCMIGAPMSPTGGARNAIMIGFLSNIGIEVSFMRWISMGVFYTVVMSVVMAFLLPLLFKPEVNDLSGAVTTLKRDLEKHGKMTFRQWVVLAIMIFVVYLWITDKSITRHLLGFSLGLGGVAITGAVLYMLLGLTSWKDYETNVSWGVIILYAGAISLGSVFKSSGAAGWLADSILTAVAPLGIKSGVALVLLAVAMGAGLTNLMSAGATVAVIGPVVLDMAQSSSTNPLLVGVALAIATSLSYWLVIGTPASSIVYASGQLEAKDFIRLAIPAWPVALMVMVGMVVLYWVTVLKIPVTLQ from the coding sequence GTGGTATTCTTTGCCACGGAGGCCGTGCCTATGCCGGCTGTGGCACTCATCATCGGCCTGGTCCAGCTATTTTTTGGAGTCACGCCACCCGGGGAGATCGTTTCCACCTACGCCCATGATGCTGTCTGGTTTATTGCCGGTTCCCTGGCTATCGGGGCTACACTGGTGAAATACGGGCTTGACAAGCGGATCGGCATGTTGGTGGTGAAACTCTCGGGCACGAAGACCCGGATGATCGTCCTGGGCATTCTCCTGGGGACGGCCATTCCATCAGCGTTCATCAATGAAGCATCGATTGCTCCCATGTACATTCCTATAGCGCTGGCGCTTTTTACACTGACCAATAAGACAGTGCCGGCACCGAGGTTGGGAAAGTTGCTCATGATGTCAATCGCGATGGGCTGCATGATAGGTGCCCCCATGAGCCCCACGGGGGGAGCCAGAAATGCTATCATGATTGGGTTCTTATCCAACATCGGGATCGAAGTATCCTTCATGCGGTGGATTTCCATGGGTGTTTTCTACACCGTGGTGATGTCGGTGGTAATGGCCTTTCTGTTGCCGTTGCTGTTCAAACCTGAGGTGAATGACCTTTCCGGTGCCGTCACAACTCTGAAACGGGATCTGGAAAAGCACGGAAAAATGACGTTCAGGCAGTGGGTGGTCCTGGCCATCATGATCTTCGTAGTTTATCTCTGGATTACGGACAAGTCGATCACCCGGCACTTGCTTGGGTTTTCTCTTGGCCTTGGCGGTGTAGCCATCACCGGCGCCGTCTTGTACATGCTACTGGGGCTCACCTCATGGAAAGACTATGAAACCAATGTAAGCTGGGGCGTCATAATTCTGTATGCTGGTGCCATAAGTCTCGGATCCGTTTTCAAGTCTTCCGGCGCCGCCGGATGGCTGGCGGACAGTATCCTCACCGCGGTAGCCCCTCTAGGCATCAAATCGGGCGTTGCCCTGGTACTCCTGGCGGTGGCGATGGGTGCTGGACTCACGAACTTGATGAGCGCCGGAGCCACCGTGGCAGTGATCGGTCCTGTGGTCCTGGACATGGCACAAAGTTCCTCTACAAATCCTCTTCTCGTGGGTGTGGCCCTGGCTATTGCCACGTCCCTGTCATACTGGCTCGTCATTGGCACGCCGGCAAGTTCCATTGTCTACGCAAGTGGCCAACTGGAAGCCAAGGATTTCATTCGCTTGGCCATCCCCGCGTGGCCTGTAGCACTCATGGTCATGGTGGGTATGGTCGTTCTCTACTGGGTAACCGTGTTAAAAATTCCGGTGACTCTGCAGTGA
- a CDS encoding SDR family NAD(P)-dependent oxidoreductase — MHKLDGKVALVTGNSRGIGPYISRTLSREGVTIVGVARSAEGLERTEVDIRAQGGKCYSLPFDLTQLNDLPDLVERATSVAGEIDILINNAALESYKYYVNNDREDVSSILKLNLRVPMELSRLMLPTMQERGGHIVNVASLAGKKGIIFNSIYSASKSGLITWTDAMDQELRGTGVGISVICPGYVRGVGMFANSHLEAPRLLGTSSPQSVADAVLKAIKEEKSEIIVNPGPIKPLLALGQLISSSFAYKIVRWFGIVEMNKKRVAMQEKLERRDDG; from the coding sequence ATGCATAAGTTGGATGGAAAAGTAGCCCTGGTGACTGGCAATTCACGGGGAATTGGACCCTACATATCCCGGACCCTTTCCCGGGAAGGTGTGACCATTGTGGGAGTAGCCCGTTCCGCCGAAGGACTGGAACGAACTGAGGTGGATATACGGGCTCAAGGAGGAAAGTGCTATTCCCTCCCCTTCGATCTGACTCAGCTGAACGACTTACCCGATCTCGTTGAACGGGCGACATCCGTGGCCGGAGAGATCGATATCCTGATTAACAATGCCGCTTTGGAATCCTACAAATATTACGTTAACAATGACCGAGAAGACGTCTCATCCATTCTCAAGTTAAACTTGAGGGTACCCATGGAATTGAGCAGATTGATGCTGCCGACCATGCAAGAAAGAGGGGGACATATTGTCAACGTCGCATCCCTGGCAGGGAAAAAGGGAATCATCTTCAATTCGATCTACTCAGCCAGTAAGTCAGGTTTGATTACCTGGACTGACGCCATGGACCAGGAATTGAGGGGAACAGGGGTTGGCATTTCCGTCATTTGCCCCGGGTATGTCCGGGGGGTCGGTATGTTTGCTAACAGTCATCTGGAAGCTCCCCGTTTGCTCGGGACGTCGAGTCCCCAGTCGGTGGCCGACGCTGTCCTCAAGGCCATCAAGGAAGAGAAGTCTGAAATCATTGTCAACCCGGGTCCCATAAAGCCCCTGCTTGCCCTTGGGCAACTGATTTCTTCTTCCTTTGCCTACAAGATTGTCAGGTGGTTCGGAATCGTCGAAATGAACAAAAAGCGTGTGGCAATGCAAGAAAAGTTGGAAAGAAGAGACGACGGCTGA
- a CDS encoding choice-of-anchor B family protein, whose product MKKYRRCVVWAALLYLCIPPHYLLGGRLSSSPGSVRRIWFSSTAWSTGDTTGGSDVWGYEAPDGEEYAIMGVRDGVAVVRVSDMSTIDVLQGPKDNDYYYHRDIKTYDHYAYVVNEMPGTNEGLMILDLNYLPDSVRFVGSYSGNGQVRSHNLSIDTETGYAYIVGQDYSGFRIVSLEDPESPVEEGYVATPDIHDVFARNDTLYVAEGSNRTFSIYDLNDKSNPLLLTRVYIPSEGYSHNIWPTDNGDYVLTTEETANRTVKVWDVRDLGNVQLVGEYLGGNRLAHNVHVKGSLAFISHYAYGITVVDLKDPANPYEIASFDTYGKNDGGGFYGCWGAYPFASSGHVYTSDIEGYLTVLKFPDDFITLRVANMTVGPAYVAPGAGEVEITAELFSTYDSSFSVTADVMAFDSVSVDMFSLLDDGAHHDGEANDNIWGGSWSADTMEATYHIRIGAQQDGVTVPVRNPSKIPFTTIGPIVYDETIFLTDTVANAGDNLILRVALKNEGSTTSATEVKGVFTSGHDCVTDLNPSSLTYGEIAAGETSVPSKGFLVLRISETCPSGTDIPVGVVISSEGNSFWEDSFSVHVEPEVSVAETKGQVPETYALHPNYPNPFNPITALPYDLPRRAHVDLTIYDILGRPVTTLVRGVEEPGSRSVVWDGTDDFGEPVSAGVYLYRISAGSFGQARLPATHIVGQAGDFVRTRKMILLR is encoded by the coding sequence GTGAAAAAATACCGTAGGTGCGTCGTGTGGGCCGCTTTATTGTATCTGTGCATTCCCCCACACTATCTCCTTGGGGGACGGCTGAGTTCTTCTCCTGGTTCCGTCAGGAGGATCTGGTTTTCTTCCACGGCATGGTCCACGGGAGATACCACCGGGGGCTCAGATGTGTGGGGGTACGAGGCACCTGACGGGGAAGAGTATGCCATCATGGGCGTCCGGGATGGAGTGGCCGTGGTGAGGGTCTCGGACATGAGCACTATCGACGTCTTGCAGGGTCCGAAGGACAATGATTACTACTACCACCGAGATATCAAAACCTACGACCATTACGCCTACGTGGTGAATGAAATGCCGGGTACAAATGAAGGCTTGATGATACTTGATCTTAACTACCTTCCCGACAGCGTGCGGTTTGTGGGAAGTTATTCCGGCAATGGTCAGGTCCGCTCCCACAACCTCTCCATCGATACGGAAACGGGATACGCCTATATCGTGGGACAGGACTACTCCGGCTTTCGAATCGTGAGTCTGGAAGATCCAGAGAGTCCGGTAGAGGAGGGGTACGTTGCCACGCCCGATATTCACGATGTTTTTGCCCGGAATGATACACTCTATGTGGCCGAGGGGTCCAACAGAACTTTTTCCATATATGACTTGAATGACAAAAGTAATCCCCTGCTGTTAACTCGAGTATACATCCCCTCGGAAGGTTACAGTCATAACATCTGGCCAACGGATAATGGGGACTATGTTCTCACCACGGAAGAGACTGCTAATCGGACGGTGAAAGTGTGGGACGTCCGGGATTTGGGGAATGTCCAGCTCGTGGGAGAATACCTCGGAGGAAACCGCCTGGCCCATAACGTGCATGTGAAGGGATCTCTGGCTTTCATTTCCCACTACGCCTATGGCATAACAGTGGTGGATCTCAAGGATCCCGCTAATCCCTATGAGATTGCCTCATTTGACACCTATGGAAAAAATGACGGCGGGGGTTTTTACGGCTGCTGGGGAGCTTATCCCTTTGCCTCCAGCGGGCATGTGTACACCAGCGACATTGAGGGGTATCTTACCGTACTGAAGTTTCCTGATGATTTCATAACACTACGCGTGGCGAATATGACAGTGGGACCCGCCTATGTGGCTCCTGGTGCCGGGGAGGTTGAGATCACCGCCGAACTATTCAGCACCTATGATTCCTCTTTTTCCGTGACGGCGGACGTTATGGCCTTTGATTCCGTGTCCGTAGATATGTTTTCCCTTCTGGACGATGGTGCACACCATGACGGGGAAGCAAACGACAACATCTGGGGAGGATCGTGGTCGGCCGATACCATGGAGGCCACCTATCACATCCGGATAGGGGCACAACAGGACGGCGTCACCGTTCCCGTGCGAAATCCGTCGAAGATCCCCTTTACCACTATCGGTCCCATTGTGTATGATGAGACCATCTTTCTGACCGACACCGTTGCCAATGCGGGGGACAACCTGATTCTGAGGGTGGCGTTGAAAAATGAAGGGTCCACAACCTCGGCGACTGAAGTAAAGGGGGTGTTCACGTCCGGCCATGATTGCGTGACGGATCTAAATCCTTCGAGTCTCACCTACGGGGAGATCGCAGCGGGCGAAACCTCCGTTCCCTCTAAGGGCTTTCTGGTGTTGCGAATCTCAGAGACATGCCCATCAGGAACCGATATTCCAGTGGGTGTCGTCATTTCTAGCGAAGGCAATTCTTTCTGGGAGGACAGTTTCTCGGTCCATGTTGAGCCCGAGGTGAGCGTCGCGGAGACGAAAGGTCAGGTACCAGAGACTTACGCGCTGCACCCCAACTACCCTAATCCTTTTAATCCGATAACAGCATTGCCGTATGACCTTCCGAGAAGGGCCCACGTGGATCTCACCATTTACGACATTCTTGGTCGGCCTGTGACGACCCTCGTGCGGGGTGTGGAAGAGCCTGGATCTAGGTCAGTTGTATGGGATGGAACAGATGATTTCGGAGAACCTGTCAGTGCCGGAGTTTACCTCTACCGCATCTCCGCAGGATCCTTCGGACAGGCCCGCCTGCCAGCCACTCACATTGTGGGGCAGGCAGGTGATTTTGTCCGGACCCGGAAAATGATTTTACTGCGATGA